Sequence from the Panicum virgatum strain AP13 chromosome 5N, P.virgatum_v5, whole genome shotgun sequence genome:
AGGCGAAGAGGATGTCGACATCGAGCGAGGCGGCAAGGGGGACCCCTTCCTCGTCGGAAACGCTGCACACAcctgcgtcggcgtcggcgatgCTACCTCCAATGTTCACACCAACCACGAGCACGGCGACTGATGGAGCTCCCATCTCCAGCAGGCCGGCAGTGACGACTTCGCTCTTTGGGTCAGCTTCGTCCCAAAGAGCACCACAACGTTCGGCCGACGACGAAGATGCACGCGACAATGGCCAAGTTCCACAATATTTGGTACCTTTGTCTTAGGACGAGACCGAGACCAGGTACGCTATCATACCCTGCTACTGCCATCCTAGGTTTCATGCATTTGTGCAGGCACTGCTATCATAGATTTCATGCATTATTTGTGCACGCGATTTACTGCAAATTATTGCAAATAATTGAAATGCCACCGATGAATATGCAGAACAGATCATACATGGCTCATGCATGTCGTTTGCAAGGGGAGTGAGGAGGAACAAGAATGTGTTAGGATCTATAAAGCTGCATTGGGTCAAATCACGATTGGTAACTTAACAACAATGAAATCAAAATTGGGGTATCGGTCCAGGGAGTACATGTACTACAAGAGGAGAAGTGCTGAAGCTCCTGCGCAAGCAACACTTACTGAGATCAAGTTCGATTATGATGTAGAAATAATGTTAAATAGTAACGAGGAAGACAGGAAGGTCAGAATAGTTTTGTCGAGGAATCCAATAGCAGACCCGTCTGTGGCCATAACACCAATAAAATCCAATAGAGTTTCCTCAGatcaagatgaagaagaagaagtgcaAGAATCTGATCTAGATGCATACAAAGATTGGCTAGCTTATTTGCATACAAGGAACCAAGCCATGGGTGAGTTATGGTAAAgcccaatatatatatatttacacaTGGATTTTGCAATTCACTTATGACTGATGTTATAGATCCTTTTTCAGAGTTTCAAGACATATACAGGGAGGACACAATCAAGACATACCAAGAATGGTTGGGGGTTGAAGGAAAACTTGATGACATCAGTAATATCCCTCTCCTAATTGTCAAACAAATTACCATTCTTTGTTAGAATTCAAATTATGCTAGCTCATCATGTGACAAAATTGTCTGCAGATGCGTATTTGAATCCTACCATTCAAATACATTCCAGTCAAGACAGCAACCCAACACCTCCAGTGCAGACACCATCTCATGCTCGACGTTGGACATAGGGGCAAGGAAATGGTAACTTGTGTTTATTAGGAATTAATTGTGTATGCATATTATGTCGTTTAGTGTCTATTATTACATTTTGTTCCCATGGAATAGGCTCAGAAAATGGGCAGAAAAGGGGATGTGGTCCCCTAAAAGGCTTGAAGGCAATCTCCAAGAGAATCAAGGTGGGCAATCAGAAGATGAAAGTTGACTTCTCCAGACTTGGAGGACCGGTAGGTGACAACTACCGCTCATTCGTTGATGAAGTAGTAATGTTTACAAGGAAGTGGGCGCCACTCATTGGAGTGAAATCGTGGAAACATGTCCATGAAGATGTAAAAGAGTCAATAGCATCTGATATATTGGTAATCAAAATCTTTGCTTCTGTATACATTTCAATCTTAAACTAAGGTAACAACTCACATAGTATTTGCATGTTCTTGTAATTATATAACATGCTAGGTGGGACATTGAGGATAATGATCATTCAAGGAGAATCATATGGGACATTGCTAAGGAGCATTACAAAGGGTGGCGTTCAACTTTCAGTGCTACGGCCAGGGCATACAACAGCTACCACCACCGAATGCTACATAAGCTTCAAGAATTAGATATTATTGAATGGCACTATCTGTTGCAGTATTTTAGGACTACAAAATTCCAGGTTTGTTCCACATTGTTACTATTACTGAACAATACCAATTTCATACAAATGGCTATGTTTGAGTCATTAAGATTATTGTTGAAATATTGACATTCTATAGGCAAAGAGCATACAAAATTATGGGATTCGAGCCCAACAAAGGACCAGACATTTGTCAGGCTCTAAGCCTTATGCTCAGCGCAGCTATGAGAAGGTAATAACTGGAGAAGCACATCTACAAGCTTTCTTGCAGGATGAATTACTAATTTATTATGTTCTTGGCATATCAGAGAGACCCAGAAACTGGAGATGAGCCCAACAATCTAGGGATGTCTACGTGAGTTCTCACTGAATTTGTACATACATTACTTTATATAGTCCCTGCAAATATAGAATGCATGCAATTTCTTGTTCAACTAACTCCTCCATCTGTGCCTTGTAAATGTTAGGACAAAGCAAGCAGCCTTATTACTGAGGCCGAATCAAATGCAGAGGAAAACTTTGTTCCCCAAAAGGAAAAGAACGAGATTTTCTAGAAGGCATACAAGGAAGTCACAGAGTGCAAATCCACCAAGTTGCATGGTAATGGGTACCTGGCAAAAAACCCAACTAGAAGGCAGCTGCTGAATGCGGAACGCTAGGAACAAATTAGTAGGGAGCAGCATCAGGATCACCTCGAGCTCATGGAAGCATTTGGGCAGCTACATCAACAAATGACAACATGGGAAGCTGACAGGGAAGCCAAAAGGAGAGAACATGCACGAGAAATTGAAGAAATTAACAAGGCAAGGGCGGCTGATAAAGAAGAGCTTAGGCGAGAAATCCTATCAATGATGCAAACAGCAAATGGACAAGGACCACCTCAGCAGGTACTAGTCAAGCTAGTTATTGAATGACTTTCTTTCCATAGGTTCTATATCTAAATGTCTGTATCCTTTCATAAATTGTCCTGCCAACACCTGTCCAGCCAAACAACAATGTCGTTGCATCtgcagaggtggcggcggctgcatcAAACATGAGTACTAAAGAAGTACAGACAAACTCACCGAATGTGCTCTCTTCTAGTTAGGTTGTTCGTGAATTGACAACTTTTTACTTGTATCATCAGATACAGAACAAAATCGAACCTAATTTTTTCCTTCCAAATTTTTGTTCCAGAAAAAGCCTCAAAGCCACCCAGAGCAATCTGAAGTCGGTGCTAAAGGAAAGGCAGCTAGCATTCGCACTACAAGAAGTAGTAAAGCTGGTGAAGCACATTCCGTCCCGCCCGCGGCATACGTTTCATCACAACAGCTATAGGAAAGAGCTGCACATAGGAGATGACAAAACGCCAAGAAGACAGGAGGTGAAATTTTTGTACTCTACCTTCTCTGAATGTTTCTGTTTCAGCTGTCAAAGTGTTTATAGTTATGTTAATTATTTGCTGTCATTCTGATAATTTTATGATTCGCAGTGAAACTTTGGTTTGATACATAATGTTGTTGCACCCTTTCCATTATTACAGATTATTTGATGCTTACAAGTGCTATTAATTCTTTTCAGGAAACTAATCCACTTCGAATGGAGCAAACAGGTGATGCGACCTTCTTGAAGTCACTCTTTGCTGATCAAGTGATGGGATCGTCTTGAAGCCATGCAGCTAATGTGTTGAAACAATGTCCTGTTGAAAACTTATTAGTATTATCAGTGAATGGTCGAATGGTGCTATGTGTTGGTACATGCTGTTGTTGAACGGAATTTATCAGTGAATGGTTGAATGTTGTTTCATGAATTATAAATGCATAATTATTATTGATCCtgtattttaatattttaaattattgCTGCTACAAAAATGAGCGTGGCAGAATAGACATATGGCGACCTATAAATCTATGGCAGCAATACCTTTTGTTGCAAAAGAGAATTCATCCTATCGCAACCCATATTTTTCGGTGCCACAAAGGCTCCTGGCAATAGTAAGTTCCACTTGTAGCAACCCTGTATTATGGTGGTAATAGATGCATGAACTTGTGGCAACCAAAACATTTTCAAAGCAACAACGTAGGAAACATCTTACAACCAATCAAACTAGGTGGCATTAGCGTGCTCCACCTATTGCCTCCAACTTATATATTTTGGTGGCAATAGAATGTTGTACCTATAGCAACCAACCCTGCTGCGTGGCAATAGAGGACACCACATATAGCACCGTAATCAACTTCGTGGTAATAGAGGGAACCACATATTGCACCCAAAACACTTTCGTGGCAATAGAGGTGCTCCCCCCTATAGCAACCAGAACTAGAGTGTAGCAATACAATACTTTGCAACGCAAGATTTTACAAATTGCAACGTGTTTCGTACGATGCAATTGTACCTAAGGCAACAGCAGATGCGTCGCAATATGATAATTTGCAACCAACATGAGCGAGCCCATAGATGCTAGTTGCAACGCCTCATTGTGTTGCAATAGAAAAACTAATGCAACCAAAAAAAGACATGCGTCGCTACAGGCTAATGCAGCGCGACATATAGGCGCGCTTTTTTACGGGGAAAAATGGTTGCAATTGCGGCTATTGCAACTAAATATGACATATTGCAACACATTTCGTGCGTTGCATTAGGGTGAAAATCTAGTAGTGTGGAGCTCCTCAAGAGGTGCTCCACCAATTCCTGGAGCTGTTGCAGTTGGGTAGAATTACCCACCATGTCATTGGTTATGTATGTTAGGTACCCCTTCGgctagaaaaaatagaaaagtcaACACCCGCTCCCTTCTATTCCCTGCCGCGCTgggctcccgccgccggccctccctcgagctcccgccgccggccctccctcTGAGCTCCCGCCGCTACCCCTCCGTCGAGCTCCCGCCGGTCGCGCCGTACCTTGAGctctcgccgccgtcgaccgcGCTACCCTCTGGATCTGGCGGCCGCGGCTGGCgccctgctgcggcggcgcgcggtgaaCGCCATCCCTCTCCTGCGCGCGCGGCACCACTCTCCTCCGCGTGCGGCGCCGCCCTGCTCCTCATGCGAGAGCCCCGCCGGAAGCGGACTCTACGTGGCGGCCCTCCCCGCCCTCCCCGCCAGCAGAGCTTCTCGAGCTCAGAGGCGGTGGATGCGGGGACCGCCCGCCCGCAGCGCCTTGTCTCCCACCACCGCCTACCGGGGACCGCCCGCTGCCCACCGCCGAGCTACTCTCGCGTCAACAGCCGAGCGCTCCCAGCCACGCCGCCGAGCACCGAGCTCTCCCAGACCCGTCctcggacctcgccgccgctccctgcctCGGCCTTGGGCCTTCTCGCCGTCGCCCCGATGCGCGCCGGTGGTGGCCTCCGCGCGGCCGAGGGCGCACGCTGGTGGTGGCCCCTCGGGGCACAcacgggaggagggagggggaacGGAAACGGAGGAGAGGGAGGTAGAAGACAACAGCGGGACCCGCATGGAAGTGAGAGAAGTTAGATGGGCTGAACTGGGCTGCCGATTGCTTGTTGGGCCGGTGGAGTAGAGGGAGTTGAATCTCTGAGATTTATGGAGTGGAGCTCTCCCAAACAGAATGGACTCAAGTGGTGGAGTGGAATGGCTGTTTTGggagtggagtgctcccaaacagGCTCTACGTTGCGGAACCTGACGGTTTGAGCAACGAAGGCAAGTCCTAACCCCccttctcccttcttcctcttaTCATCGTTATGAACCTTAATTAAATTGAGTAGTAATAGAAAGTATGAGCCTGATAATGTAGCTATGGAGCTAATTTTGGATGACGTGATCATCCACGTTTTGAGCTAATACTACCCCTAAGATATATGGAACATGAGTTAATGAACCTGACCCTAATCAACAAAAGAGGTGGGTGGTGGTAGTCTACGAGAGGGTAGGCTACCACATTGGGAATCGCCGTGCGCGGGATTCCTGCGGAGGGATACTTGCCTCTCTTAAAGACCGGTTCATAGACCTCGGACCCCAGTGAGATATTACGTACAGCCACACGCCGGTATGGGACGGCTGGATTCCACACCCCGTTGGATTGAAGTATAGTCTAGCACCTAGGATGCTGGAGTAAGCAAGTGGTCTATCGGGAGACGATGCGGGAAGAACGGCCCCTGATCTAGTTGGCGTGGTTGCTATGTGATCTTCCACGTTGAGATATTGATGTTATGGTAATGGCCATGTCGTGCACAAAGGATATTTGATAAATGGCTACGTACAGGGATAACGGACTCCGTAGTCGGATTCCTCTATGTACAGGGACGCCATCCTTCGTAGTGTGTATTGAAGCTACGTACAGGGATGCCGTGCTCCGTAGGGCAGGCACTACACAAAGGGGGGTAGTTCCGTAGTGTGTATTGAACCTACGTACAGAACTATGTCTCCCGTAGTGCGTTCCAACCCCCGAGAAGCTACGGTGGGATTATTATACATAGATCCATGATAGCACATCCGAGCGGGTACAGAATCTCGTTAGGGCTATCAAAGCCAAACCGGATGGCAGGGGAAATTTGTACACCTCTGCGAATAGCCACGTCCTTGGAATAGGCAAATGCTGGATGACGACTGCCTATGATTAGATTTCACCCTAACTAACCTGTTTGTGATGATGATAAGGTTTCCACTTCCATCAGATCCCGGTAACTAGTGAGAGTGTTAACTCTGCTAGGGCCCACCCTACCATATAGCCCCCATCCATTGggtgggacttgctgagtacgaaaGTACTCACCCGTTGTTGACTTTCAGATCTAGGATCCGACGGCTATGACATCAACGACTTTGATGAGGCGCAACCTAACGAGTAGGAGTGGACTTTGGATAGCTCTTCGGCACCACGACGCTATTGCTAGGGTCTTGGCTACACTCAAGTAGGCCTGTGGAGTAGTGGGATGAGGTCCACTATATGTAGCACGTAGTGGACTTGTGTAATAAATTGCCGTTGCACGGCCATCGTGTAGGGATGAATTGCATCTCCCTGTGTGTGTAACCCAAGGGAACTCGTTGTACGAACCTTCTATTTACCTATCAATAAAGCTCGATTTTCTAGATAAATATCTGTGTCCACTTCTGTGCATAATTAAGCATATTTGTGCTTGATCCTGGCGCAAATACGTATAATTAAAAGTCCCATAAAAGTGGGGCGTTACAGTTTCAAAaggcatccgccgccgccgtccacgtcTCCATCTCCATATCATCGTGggagagcagggcggcggcgtgcgaggGCGAGGGTGAGGGTGAGCGGCAGGCCCACGCTGGTCCACGGTGTGCAACCTGGCCACGGCGTCGAGGGCCGTGGTGGCACGCGGAGCAAGCTCAAGCCGTTATCCACCC
This genomic interval carries:
- the LOC120674675 gene encoding translation initiation factor IF-2-like, which encodes MEAFGQLHQQMTTWEADREAKRREHAREIEEINKARAADKEELRREILSMMQTANGQGPPQQPNNNVVASAEVAAAASNMSTPSARKNRKVNTRSLLFPAALGSRRRPSLELPPPALPLSSRRYPSVELPPVAPYLELSPPSTALPSGSGGRGWRPAAAARGERHPSPARAAPLSSACGAALLLMREPRRKRTLRGGPPRPPRQQSFSSSEAVDAGTARPQRLVSHHRLPGTARCPPPSYSRVNSRALPATPPSTELSQTRPRTSPPLPASALGLLAVAPMRAGGGLRAAEGARWWWPLGAHTGGGRGNGNGGEGGRRQQRDPHGSERS